In Candidatus Zixiibacteriota bacterium, the sequence CCGGAGACAGAAGTACCAACGACGGCGATGATGGTATTTTAACAGCTCTTGAGGTGTCGGGGTTGAATTTTGTGGGAACGGATCTGGCGGTGTTGTCGGCGTGCGAGAGCGGGGTAGGGGATCTGGTGGATGGCGAGGGGATCTTTGGTCTTCGTCGGGCGTTTCAGCACGCGGGGGTGAACAGTATTGTGATGAGTTTGTGGTCGGTACCGGATCGTGAGACCTCGCAGCTCATGGAGGGGTTTTACCGTCGGTGGCTGGGGGGTGAAAGCAAGCGTGACGCTTTGCGCGGTTCGGCTTTGGAGCTATTGAACCAGTCGCGGGCGAAGCGCGGCTGCGGCCATCCTCTTTTGTGGGGCGGGTTCATTCTGGCCGGAAATCCTAATTAGGAGTTGTCCGGTCCGCTTTCGGTCACGGCCGGTGATACTCTGCCCGAAAAGTGTCCTGTCGGATTTTTTTACTTGACATAATATGGATAGTGTGGTATCCTTTAGTCGACAATCGAAAGGAACAAAACACCGTTCGGGTGAGGGAGTGCTTTTGTCCGTCACTGATTCCCGACATTGATTTGCTGCTACCAGCTTAACTTGAGCCTGTTTCTCGGGCTTTGTTAAGGTGTACATCTCGGGACATTCAGCATTTACTCATCACAATCAAACGGCTTTGGAGCCGCTTTCTTACCCGACCGAATTCAGTTGGAGATATTGTGTTATGAAGCAGTTTGTGAAAAGCGCTTTAGTCGCGCTAATGCTGGTGGCCCTCGGGGTTGCCGTTTTACCTCCAACCGCCACAGGTGAAGATACATTACCGTATACCAGAATTGAGCAGGATGCTGTGGATGTGAGTGATGAACATCCATGGGGCGATAATTCTAATCCCGGGTCGAGTCCGGGTGTCTACCGCATTACGATTCAAATTGCCTTATCAGTCTATGATGCGATTTACGGTGGACAGATCTCTAACGAGTCAAACGTAGCGGACATGCATAAGAAGAATAGGATCAATGACGATACTCAAAACGTCACAACTTTTAGATAAAGCCAGGCAGCATCTCCGAAACAGAGACCATAAGAAGGCTCTGGATGTTCTTCGTGAGATTGATGCTGGATCGCTAGGCGACGCTCAACTGGGGCTGTATTACCTGGCGAGCGGCGAAGCTCTCATATTGGCTGGCGAGTGCGGACACGATTTTATCGAGAAGGCTATCGCTATACTGAAAGGTCTGGACGACAATTTTGCCTTTGCTCATGCCAAGTTTCTGAGGGGATGGCAACTTCAAGCGATAGGAGAGCCCCTGAAGGCGAAGGAACCGCTGATAGAGTCTTATACCGCGTTTCTCCGGATTGATAATTTCGACTCGGCTGCCAGAGCTTTGAACAGGCTGGCTATGATATCTTTTCATATGGGGGATGTTGATCAGGCTTCAGAGAGTCT encodes:
- a CDS encoding CHAT domain-containing protein; this translates as GDRSTNDGDDGILTALEVSGLNFVGTDLAVLSACESGVGDLVDGEGIFGLRRAFQHAGVNSIVMSLWSVPDRETSQLMEGFYRRWLGGESKRDALRGSALELLNQSRAKRGCGHPLLWGGFILAGNPN